A single window of Paenibacillus sp. SYP-B4298 DNA harbors:
- a CDS encoding LacI family DNA-binding transcriptional regulator: MEDIAALAHVSKSAVSLAFSGKPGISEETRARIIQIAQENGYAPRARKSSLPQPELAPNPTLRFIACTNSGIVLEQFNKQPFFMELIQCIEEQCRLRGYSLLYSSVPAEQLEEKLDQFAAEHEVSGMILLGTNLTREQIELIASRERNLVVLDTCVDTLNANFIVMNNQMGAYQACKHLIELGHTRIGYIESSHRMYNFDARRKGFLLALAEHELGLRKEDIFTTLPTVITPQDDFKHIIEQRRDDLPTAFFCECDYIAISAMKSLMELGIRVPGDISIVGFDNINESMVISPELTTVHVEKEKIAELAVTMMKHLMSSESSISVKTTVDTRLIVRRSTAAAAVRENLKKDSLR; the protein is encoded by the coding sequence GAGGAGACGCGAGCCCGCATTATACAGATTGCCCAAGAGAATGGTTATGCGCCGCGTGCGCGCAAAAGCTCGCTACCGCAGCCAGAGCTGGCGCCCAATCCGACACTGAGATTCATCGCCTGCACCAACTCGGGTATTGTGCTGGAGCAATTCAACAAGCAGCCGTTCTTCATGGAGCTGATCCAGTGCATCGAGGAGCAATGTCGGCTGCGGGGTTACTCCCTGCTCTACTCCTCTGTCCCGGCGGAGCAACTGGAGGAGAAGCTGGATCAATTCGCCGCCGAGCATGAGGTGAGCGGCATGATCCTGCTTGGTACCAATCTGACACGCGAGCAGATCGAGCTGATTGCCTCCCGTGAGCGGAATCTGGTCGTGCTGGATACTTGTGTCGATACGCTGAATGCGAATTTTATCGTTATGAATAACCAGATGGGCGCCTACCAGGCATGCAAGCATCTGATTGAACTGGGGCACACCCGCATTGGCTATATCGAGTCCAGTCATCGGATGTACAACTTCGACGCCCGCCGCAAGGGCTTCCTCCTTGCTCTCGCCGAGCATGAGCTAGGTCTGCGCAAGGAGGACATCTTCACGACCTTGCCGACTGTAATTACACCACAGGATGACTTCAAGCACATCATCGAGCAGCGCCGGGACGACCTGCCTACCGCCTTCTTCTGTGAATGCGATTATATTGCAATTAGTGCTATGAAGTCATTGATGGAGCTAGGCATTCGGGTGCCGGGTGACATCTCGATCGTCGGCTTTGACAACATTAATGAGTCCATGGTCATCTCCCCTGAACTGACAACGGTTCATGTGGAGAAGGAGAAAATCGCCGAGTTGGCGGTGACGATGATGAAGCATCTCATGAGCAGCGAGAGCAGCATTAGCGTCAAGACCACGGTGGACACGCGTCTCATCGTGAGAAGATCGACCGCGGCGGCGGCCGTAAGAGAGAATCTTAAAAAAGACTCTTTACGTTAA
- a CDS encoding M24 family metallopeptidase has translation MEQLSNYLHVQAIAKSTISELKNVIKEGISEREIVCKTEDIMRANGVNSFWYHGIGAFVHVGKRTTISESGKGYKPSETLVGRNDIVTVDLSPELNTYWGDYARTFIIIDGKAVGVDTLECINNEFELMDGVKVEENLHKIFMNYIKPDMTFEDVYLHMNEVINQLDYINLDFAGNLGHTIEFNKDNRRYFESGNKTKLSEVTLFTFEPHIKHRSLEYGFKREDIYYFRDGKLFVL, from the coding sequence GTGGAGCAATTGTCAAATTATCTACACGTTCAAGCTATCGCTAAATCCACCATAAGTGAGTTAAAGAATGTAATTAAAGAAGGCATTTCAGAACGTGAAATTGTTTGTAAAACCGAAGACATTATGAGAGCTAATGGCGTAAATAGTTTCTGGTATCATGGTATAGGGGCATTTGTCCACGTTGGAAAGAGAACAACCATTTCCGAATCAGGCAAGGGTTATAAGCCTTCGGAAACATTAGTGGGCAGGAATGATATTGTAACTGTAGACCTTAGTCCAGAGCTTAATACCTATTGGGGTGACTATGCACGAACGTTTATTATCATTGATGGAAAGGCTGTCGGTGTAGATACTTTAGAATGTATTAATAATGAATTTGAGCTTATGGATGGAGTTAAAGTTGAAGAGAACTTGCATAAAATATTTATGAACTATATCAAACCTGACATGACTTTTGAAGATGTCTACCTGCATATGAATGAGGTAATAAACCAACTCGATTATATTAACCTTGATTTTGCTGGAAATTTGGGACATACAATTGAGTTCAATAAGGACAACAGGAGATATTTTGAGTCGGGAAATAAGACTAAGCTGAGTGAAGTAACTCTCTTTACATTTGAACCACATATTAAGCATAGGAGCTTAGAATACGGATTCAAGAGAGAAGACATTTATTATTTCCGCGATGGTAAATTGTTTGTCTTATAA
- a CDS encoding YihY/virulence factor BrkB family protein produces MSFTKSKTLRVINCLIHRFNDDEVPALGAQLTYYLILSFFPFLIFVISIIGYVSLSAEDLMNDFFTVIPDDAEKIVRSIILEVTSSSSGTLLSFGMLATLWAASNGINAVIKGLNKAYDEEENRPFWVVRGIAVLSTLVLAFVILIAMLMLIFGKSIGEYLFVVAAFPTDFEQVWGFVKYAIPLTVMLVVFMLLYKFAPNRKLGFKEVLPGAIFTTLGWIATSLLFSFYVNQFGSYTKIYGSLGGVIVLLIWLYISSIIILMGGEINAALAFERDGKVKKECKMFGAQFFAFLRKRRL; encoded by the coding sequence ATGTCGTTCACCAAAAGCAAGACGCTCCGTGTCATTAATTGCCTCATTCACCGCTTTAATGATGATGAGGTGCCGGCGCTCGGTGCGCAGCTTACATACTATCTGATTCTGTCCTTCTTTCCATTCCTGATCTTTGTCATCAGCATTATCGGCTATGTCTCGTTGTCGGCAGAGGATTTGATGAACGACTTCTTCACCGTCATCCCTGATGATGCGGAGAAAATTGTGAGGAGCATCATCCTGGAAGTGACCTCCTCAAGCAGCGGCACTCTGCTCTCATTCGGCATGCTGGCTACGCTATGGGCTGCCTCCAATGGCATCAACGCGGTAATCAAGGGGCTGAATAAAGCTTATGATGAGGAGGAGAATCGCCCCTTCTGGGTAGTGCGCGGCATTGCCGTTCTCTCGACGCTGGTGCTGGCTTTCGTTATTCTCATTGCGATGCTGATGCTGATCTTTGGCAAATCAATCGGTGAATACCTATTTGTGGTCGCGGCCTTCCCGACTGATTTCGAACAGGTGTGGGGATTTGTCAAATATGCGATCCCTCTCACTGTCATGCTCGTCGTTTTTATGCTCTTATACAAATTCGCACCCAACCGCAAGCTAGGCTTCAAGGAGGTGCTTCCCGGAGCCATCTTCACCACTCTTGGCTGGATCGCCACCTCTTTGCTGTTCTCGTTCTACGTCAATCAGTTCGGCTCCTACACCAAGATCTATGGCAGTCTGGGCGGAGTCATCGTCCTGCTGATCTGGCTGTATATCAGCTCCATTATCATTCTGATGGGCGGTGAGATTAACGCTGCGCTTGCATTTGAACGGGACGGGAAGGTGAAGAAGGAATGCAAAATGTTCGGTGCCCAGTTTTTCGCTTTTCTGCGAAAACGGCGCTTGTGA